The following proteins come from a genomic window of Myroides odoratus DSM 2801:
- a CDS encoding FAD-binding and (Fe-S)-binding domain-containing protein, with amino-acid sequence MLLENYASFARELEQFLPSQQIITDPIQTIAYGTDASFYRLNPQIVVEVKDETEAIQVIVLAHQHQLPITYRAAGTSLSGQAITDSILLVATHHWKGYHIEDNGLRATFQPGIIGGRANILLAPYGRKIGPDPGSINAAMIGGIAANNASGMCCGTAQNSYNTLADIRLVFYDGTVLDTADSNSKQEFAAKHPEILAEIQAIYSEIQQDSILYERIKRKYKIKNTTGYSLNAFIDYQDPFDIIKHLMIGSEGTLAFISTITYNTVINFKKKACTLMVFDSITTACQAVPFLKKSPVAAVELLDRNSIRSIENEPQAPAYFKTLPASACLLLVEVQANNQEELEQKQDEVQQAMASLSTLAPFVFTSDPKEYAFNWKARNGLLPTTGALRATGTTCIIEDVAFPLEQLAEASIALQQLFAKHQYEDAVLFGHALEGNLHLVFSQDFSTAASIQRYANLMDELVDLVVHQFDGSLKAEHGTGRNMAPFVEKEWGAQAYALMLRIKHIFDPHQVINPGVMINANTQIHLENLKATPATHPLVDKCIECGFCESHCVSEGLTLSPRQRIVIGREIARLEQTGENPLLLEQLHKQAQYFVDDTCATDGLCAIACPVKIDTGQYVKSWRSSNLTAKNHQDALYFVEHLDRVTQLGRYSLKFVRFFQNTLGNRNMLRLSTKMRAWSNDRIPQWNPAMPTGTQSKIKPTVENKQNKRKVVYFPSCINRTMGKSKDYASDELDLKDLTVLLLARAGYEVIYPDNIANLCCGMPFSSKGFLEEGLQKSTALEAALLVASENGTYPILFDMSPCHYTYHDHHAAGAFQFYDPIEFMLDFVLPDLSITHPREEITLFPVCSVKKLGLEEKLLDIAKQCAKKVNYIDSNCCGFAGDRGFTFPELNQHGTQTIAQQIPSTCSDGFSTSRTCEIGLTAHSHRSFKSIFYLIEEVTRK; translated from the coding sequence ATGCTATTGGAAAACTATGCTTCTTTTGCGCGAGAACTAGAGCAATTCCTCCCTTCTCAACAAATTATTACAGATCCTATTCAAACGATTGCTTACGGCACGGATGCGAGTTTTTATCGTTTAAATCCTCAAATAGTGGTAGAAGTAAAAGATGAAACAGAGGCGATTCAAGTGATTGTTTTAGCGCACCAACATCAATTGCCCATCACCTATCGTGCTGCGGGTACGAGTTTATCTGGGCAAGCGATAACGGATTCTATCCTATTGGTAGCTACACATCACTGGAAGGGCTATCACATTGAAGACAACGGTTTACGTGCTACTTTTCAACCAGGAATCATTGGAGGAAGAGCCAATATTCTACTTGCTCCTTATGGACGCAAAATAGGTCCAGATCCTGGTTCAATCAATGCCGCAATGATTGGTGGAATCGCAGCAAACAATGCCAGTGGAATGTGTTGTGGAACCGCGCAGAACTCCTACAACACCCTAGCGGATATTCGCCTAGTTTTTTATGATGGAACGGTATTAGATACCGCTGATTCCAATAGCAAACAAGAATTTGCAGCCAAACATCCAGAAATACTAGCCGAAATTCAAGCCATTTACAGCGAAATACAACAAGATTCAATCCTCTACGAACGAATCAAACGCAAGTATAAAATTAAAAACACAACAGGTTATAGCTTAAATGCATTTATTGATTATCAAGATCCATTTGATATCATCAAACACTTAATGATTGGTTCAGAAGGAACGCTTGCTTTTATTTCTACTATTACGTATAACACCGTCATTAATTTCAAGAAAAAGGCGTGTACCTTGATGGTCTTTGATTCTATCACAACTGCTTGTCAAGCTGTGCCATTTTTAAAGAAGAGCCCTGTGGCTGCGGTAGAATTATTAGACCGAAACAGCATTCGTTCCATTGAAAATGAACCACAAGCCCCTGCTTATTTTAAAACACTTCCTGCTTCCGCATGTCTGTTACTGGTAGAAGTACAAGCGAATAATCAGGAGGAATTAGAACAAAAACAAGACGAAGTTCAACAAGCAATGGCTTCTCTTTCTACCTTAGCTCCATTTGTATTTACCTCTGACCCGAAAGAATATGCCTTCAATTGGAAAGCGCGCAATGGCTTATTGCCAACCACAGGAGCGCTTCGAGCAACAGGCACCACTTGTATTATTGAAGATGTTGCTTTTCCACTAGAACAATTAGCAGAAGCGAGTATTGCTTTACAACAGCTCTTTGCCAAACATCAATATGAAGATGCTGTTTTATTTGGGCATGCTTTAGAAGGTAATTTACATTTAGTTTTCTCGCAAGATTTTAGTACCGCAGCCTCCATTCAACGCTATGCCAATTTAATGGATGAGCTTGTAGATTTAGTCGTACATCAGTTTGATGGTTCACTGAAAGCAGAACACGGCACAGGTCGTAATATGGCTCCTTTTGTAGAAAAAGAATGGGGTGCACAAGCGTATGCCTTGATGCTTCGCATTAAACATATTTTTGACCCGCATCAGGTTATTAATCCAGGCGTGATGATTAATGCCAATACACAGATTCACTTAGAAAACCTAAAAGCAACACCAGCTACCCACCCTCTAGTGGATAAATGTATTGAATGTGGATTTTGTGAATCGCATTGTGTTTCCGAAGGATTGACCTTATCCCCTCGTCAACGCATTGTAATAGGAAGAGAAATTGCGCGTTTAGAGCAAACGGGAGAAAATCCTCTTTTATTAGAACAGCTCCATAAACAAGCACAATACTTTGTGGATGATACGTGTGCCACAGATGGTTTATGTGCGATTGCTTGCCCTGTTAAGATTGACACAGGCCAATATGTCAAAAGTTGGCGTTCGTCTAACCTAACGGCTAAAAATCACCAAGATGCCCTGTATTTCGTAGAACATCTAGATCGCGTTACCCAATTGGGACGTTACAGTTTAAAATTTGTTCGTTTCTTTCAAAATACCTTGGGCAATCGCAATATGTTGCGCTTATCAACTAAAATGAGGGCTTGGAGTAATGATCGAATTCCACAATGGAATCCAGCCATGCCAACTGGAACTCAATCAAAAATAAAACCAACAGTTGAAAACAAACAGAACAAGCGAAAAGTAGTCTATTTCCCTTCTTGTATCAATCGAACGATGGGTAAATCAAAAGATTATGCCTCAGATGAATTAGATTTAAAAGATTTGACTGTTCTGCTATTAGCCCGCGCGGGTTATGAGGTCATTTATCCTGATAACATCGCCAATCTATGTTGTGGTATGCCCTTTAGTAGCAAAGGATTTCTAGAAGAAGGATTACAAAAGTCCACAGCACTAGAAGCAGCATTGTTAGTCGCTTCTGAAAATGGCACCTATCCTATTTTATTTGATATGAGTCCGTGTCATTATACCTACCACGACCATCACGCAGCAGGAGCTTTTCAGTTTTATGATCCCATTGAATTCATGTTAGATTTTGTTCTCCCTGATTTATCCATTACACATCCGCGAGAGGAAATAACTCTTTTCCCGGTCTGTTCTGTTAAAAAATTAGGTTTAGAAGAAAAATTACTAGATATTGCTAAACAATGTGCTAAAAAAGTAAACTATATTGACAGTAACTGTTGCGGGTTTGCGGGCGATCGTGGATTTACATTTCCTGAATTAAATCAACATGGAACCCAAACCATTGCGCAACAAATCCCCTCTACTTGTTCTGATGGATTTTCTACTAGTCGAACTTGTGAAATTGGTTTAACGGCACATAGTCATCGAAGTTTCAAATCTATTTTTTATTTGATTGAAGAAGTGACGAGAAAATAG
- a CDS encoding sigma-54-dependent transcriptional regulator, whose amino-acid sequence MSHKVLVIDDDVPFCEMLKAFLTKKGFVVMNAFNSLDAKKAIDDTCYDIVLTDVRLPDSDGIELLKYIKEKCITSQVILMTGYTEIKTAVNAMKLGAFDYVAKPINPDEIVLTIKQALDKKSKGEDTVKHETSKSTSIDLSTDETALEEYVKGDSKVSSQLQEYIELVAPTNMSVLIIGDSGTGKENIAHSIHLLSKRSKKPYIAVDCGAIPKDLASSEFFGHIKGSFTGAVTDKIGHFEAANGGTIFLDEVGNLSYEVQIQLLRALQERKVKPVGSSTEIDVDIRVIAATNEDLPKAVREGEFREDLYHRLNEFGIVAPRLTDRGSDVLSFAKHFLKHSNQELEKVVKGFSSEVERIFLTYDWPGNLREMKNIIKRSVLLTKGDYIEKEVLPDEMFAPKPIVSDTPNEEERDLKLFSSRNEEQAIRTALEKVKFNKTKAAQLLGIDRKTLYNKMKLYNIEL is encoded by the coding sequence ATGAGTCATAAAGTTCTTGTTATAGACGATGATGTACCATTTTGCGAAATGTTGAAAGCCTTTTTGACCAAGAAAGGTTTTGTTGTTATGAACGCCTTTAATTCCTTAGATGCAAAGAAAGCAATAGATGATACTTGTTACGATATTGTATTAACGGATGTAAGACTCCCAGATAGCGATGGAATAGAATTGCTGAAATACATCAAAGAAAAGTGTATCACTTCCCAAGTTATTTTAATGACGGGGTATACTGAAATCAAAACGGCAGTGAATGCCATGAAATTAGGTGCCTTTGATTATGTGGCTAAACCCATCAATCCAGATGAAATTGTTCTAACAATAAAACAAGCGCTGGATAAGAAAAGTAAAGGGGAAGATACGGTGAAACACGAAACGTCAAAATCGACTTCCATCGACTTATCTACAGATGAAACAGCTTTAGAAGAATATGTAAAAGGAGATAGTAAAGTATCTTCACAATTACAAGAGTATATCGAATTGGTAGCACCGACGAATATGTCAGTTTTGATTATTGGGGATAGTGGTACAGGAAAAGAAAATATAGCGCATTCGATTCACTTATTAAGTAAGCGTAGTAAAAAGCCATATATTGCTGTAGATTGTGGTGCAATTCCTAAGGATTTAGCGTCTAGTGAGTTCTTTGGTCATATTAAAGGATCTTTTACAGGGGCTGTTACAGATAAAATTGGGCATTTTGAAGCAGCAAATGGAGGAACTATTTTCTTAGATGAGGTCGGAAATTTATCTTATGAAGTGCAAATACAATTGCTACGTGCTTTACAAGAAAGAAAAGTAAAACCCGTTGGAAGTAGTACAGAAATTGATGTAGATATTCGCGTTATTGCTGCAACAAATGAAGATTTGCCTAAAGCAGTAAGAGAAGGAGAGTTTAGAGAGGATTTATATCACCGTCTAAATGAATTTGGTATTGTAGCTCCTCGTTTAACAGATAGAGGAAGTGATGTACTTTCTTTTGCTAAGCACTTTTTAAAGCATTCGAATCAAGAGTTAGAGAAGGTTGTAAAAGGATTCTCTAGTGAAGTAGAACGTATTTTCTTGACCTATGATTGGCCAGGAAACTTGCGTGAAATGAAGAATATTATCAAACGTTCGGTTTTATTAACGAAAGGTGATTATATCGAAAAAGAGGTATTACCAGATGAAATGTTTGCTCCTAAGCCGATTGTTTCAGATACTCCAAATGAAGAAGAAAGAGATTTAAAATTGTTCTCTTCGCGCAATGAAGAACAAGCGATACGCACAGCCTTGGAAAAGGTGAAGTTTAATAAAACGAAAGCGGCGCAATTGTTGGGGATTGACAGAAAGACATTATACAATAAAATGAAACTTTACAATATAGAGTTATAA
- the tamL gene encoding translocation and assembly module lipoprotein TamL, with protein sequence MKLKKKNSVLLLTITGIAGFFISSCSSTKYIPEDDALYTKGIVELEETELGKSKQKEIEESLESLLRPEPNSSFLGFRPKLFFYNLGGDPTKTNKVRRWMRNSLGEPPVLFSQVDLEHNRAILVNRMENDGYFNVRVKADTLKVSEKKKAAQYTIVPGTQFTINDVTFLNDSTPLQQAIYDAGNRWTRLRKDKPYNLEQIKEERVRFDNYVKNKGYYYFSPNNLLVQVDSTVGNHKVNLFVKVKEDTPVLATKAYTINKVYIFSDYSLADTDIKRDIKTAQTYKGFEIIDPKNKFKPSIYDRTVYLEEGELYNRNDHNLSLNRLVNLGVFKYVKNQFELADTVNNKLDVYYFLTPDNPKSIRLELLGKTNSASYSGAELNVNWSHKNFLKGAELFSVSAYGGADFQMSSKNKGYNVYKAGLEASLTWPRLIAPGNFHSSSGYIPRTKATLGGEYLERSQLYSLTSFKGSWGYMWKENVRKEHHFNALEVNYVTPQNVTDLYRETAAGNPSLERVLDKQLIFGPTYTYTYTNTMNQYKKHTIYYRGGLDFSGNITGLIMGADVDKDKEKSILGVPFSQYVKTEHDFRHYLKLSRTSQLVSRIHAGIGYAYGNSKNLPYTKQFYVGGSNSIRAFRARTLGPGSFDPSSFDAKFIPDQSGDMLLEFNFEYRKKLVSIIHGALFIDGGNIWNLNEVSDRPGGKISGDFYKEIALGAGAGLRFDITFLVVRFDFAFPLRVPYNEPGERWVVKDINFGSGKWRKDNLMFNLAIGYPF encoded by the coding sequence ATGAAGCTAAAAAAGAAGAATAGTGTCCTATTATTGACCATAACTGGAATTGCAGGATTCTTTATAAGCTCATGTAGTTCCACGAAATATATTCCGGAGGATGATGCCTTGTATACCAAAGGTATTGTTGAATTAGAAGAAACGGAACTAGGGAAATCCAAGCAAAAAGAAATTGAAGAATCTCTGGAATCGCTCTTGCGCCCAGAACCGAATAGTTCTTTTTTGGGATTTCGCCCCAAATTGTTTTTTTACAATTTAGGTGGAGATCCAACAAAAACAAATAAAGTAAGGCGTTGGATGCGCAATTCTCTTGGTGAGCCTCCAGTGCTTTTCAGTCAAGTAGATTTGGAACACAACCGCGCTATTTTGGTCAATCGAATGGAAAACGATGGATATTTTAATGTCCGCGTGAAGGCAGATACACTCAAAGTAAGTGAAAAGAAAAAAGCGGCTCAATATACCATTGTGCCAGGAACGCAGTTTACAATTAACGATGTTACGTTTTTGAATGATTCAACTCCGTTACAACAAGCTATCTACGACGCGGGAAATCGATGGACAAGGTTAAGAAAAGACAAACCTTATAATCTGGAACAGATTAAAGAAGAACGCGTCCGATTTGATAATTATGTAAAAAATAAAGGATACTATTATTTTAGTCCAAATAACCTGTTAGTACAAGTCGATAGTACAGTAGGGAACCATAAGGTTAATCTATTTGTCAAAGTAAAAGAAGATACGCCTGTATTGGCTACGAAAGCATATACAATTAATAAGGTCTATATTTTCTCTGATTATTCTTTGGCTGATACGGATATTAAACGCGATATCAAAACGGCTCAAACGTACAAAGGATTTGAAATTATTGATCCTAAAAATAAATTTAAACCGAGTATCTATGATCGAACGGTTTATTTGGAAGAAGGCGAACTCTATAATCGAAATGACCATAATTTATCCTTGAATCGCTTGGTTAACCTAGGTGTTTTTAAATATGTAAAAAACCAGTTTGAATTAGCAGATACAGTAAATAATAAATTAGATGTTTACTATTTTCTAACGCCAGATAATCCGAAATCCATTCGATTAGAGTTGTTGGGAAAAACAAACTCAGCCAGCTATAGTGGAGCAGAGTTAAACGTAAACTGGAGTCATAAAAACTTCTTGAAGGGAGCGGAATTGTTTTCCGTGTCGGCTTATGGAGGAGCTGATTTCCAAATGTCTTCTAAAAACAAAGGATATAATGTCTACAAAGCCGGATTGGAAGCGAGTCTTACCTGGCCTCGTTTAATAGCTCCGGGTAATTTCCATTCGTCTAGTGGATATATCCCGCGTACAAAAGCAACGCTAGGAGGAGAATATTTAGAACGCAGCCAATTGTATTCGTTAACGTCTTTCAAAGGTTCTTGGGGGTACATGTGGAAGGAAAATGTAAGGAAAGAGCATCATTTTAATGCGTTAGAGGTAAACTATGTGACACCACAAAATGTAACAGATTTATACCGAGAAACAGCCGCAGGAAACCCATCGTTAGAAAGGGTATTGGATAAGCAGTTGATTTTTGGACCAACGTATACCTATACGTATACCAATACCATGAACCAATACAAGAAACATACCATCTACTACCGTGGAGGTTTGGATTTCTCTGGAAATATTACAGGATTAATCATGGGAGCTGATGTAGATAAGGATAAAGAAAAATCCATCTTAGGTGTACCTTTTAGTCAGTATGTGAAAACAGAACACGATTTTAGACATTATTTAAAGCTGAGTAGAACCTCTCAATTGGTGAGTCGTATCCATGCAGGAATTGGGTATGCTTATGGGAATTCGAAGAACTTACCTTATACCAAACAGTTTTATGTGGGCGGGTCAAATAGTATACGTGCATTTAGAGCGCGAACGTTAGGACCAGGAAGTTTTGATCCGAGTTCATTCGATGCTAAATTTATTCCAGATCAATCTGGAGACATGTTATTAGAGTTCAACTTTGAATACCGAAAAAAATTAGTGAGCATCATTCACGGAGCTTTGTTTATTGATGGAGGAAATATTTGGAACCTAAATGAGGTGTCTGATAGACCAGGAGGGAAGATATCTGGTGACTTCTATAAAGAGATTGCTTTAGGAGCTGGAGCTGGACTTCGCTTTGATATTACATTTTTGGTGGTTCGTTTTGATTTTGCCTTCCCGCTTCGTGTGCCTTATAATGAACCAGGAGAACGTTGGGTGGTGAAAGATATTAATTTTGGAAGTGGAAAATGGAGAAAAGACAACCTCATGTTTAACTTGGCAATTGGGTATCCATTCTAG